The Apium graveolens cultivar Ventura chromosome 11, ASM990537v1, whole genome shotgun sequence genome has a window encoding:
- the LOC141695082 gene encoding uncharacterized protein LOC141695082, translating to MEGIVVGILIVGKEGIVVGMVGSDAGKGGNVTLGIVVGIVGRDGIVGREEVGIGGIAAALGRVGIAGIGGIAAALGSVGIAGIGGIAAALGSVGIAGSGGNATLGRVGIVGRVGIVGMVGIVGIVGSVGCEDCINWRAAKLTSMLEIDNTRTKARTRLRLKAAISDLMSRIFK from the coding sequence ATGGAGGGCATAGTTGTAGGAATATTGATAGTTGGAAAGGAAGGCATTGTGGTGGGAATGGTTGGGAGTGATGCGGGCAAAGGAGGCAATGTCACCTTGGGGATTGTAGTAGGCATAGTTGGTAGAGATGGTATTGTTGGAAGAGAAGAAGTTGGCATTGGTGGCATTGCTGCTGCTTTGGGAAGGGTTGGCATTGCAGGCATTGGTGGCATTGCTGCTGCTTTGGGAAGTGTTGGCATTGCAGGCATTGGTGGCATTGCTGCTGCTTTGGGAAGTGTTGGCATTGCAGGCAGTGGAGGCAATGCGACCTTAGGCAGAGTCGGCATAGTTGGCAGAGTTGGAATAGTTGGCATGGTTGGCATTGTTGGAATAGTTGGCAGTGTTGGCTGTGAAGATTGCATCAACTGGCGTGCTGCAAAACTCACCTCCATGCTTGAAATCGATAATACTAGGACGAAAGCTAGGACTAGATTGCGGTTGAAAGCAGCCATATCTGATTTGATGAGCAGGATATTTAAATAA